A DNA window from Maribellus comscasis contains the following coding sequences:
- a CDS encoding homocysteine biosynthesis protein, giving the protein MSKIKTYEEINQKLKAGKAVVLTAEEVSKMAQEASPEEIVEKVDVVTTATFGAMCSSGAIINFGHSTPPIRMEKIRLNGVPCYEGLAAVDSYIGATACDPDNPTYGGAHVIQDLLEGKDIVLEAWGKGTDCYPRKHIKTKININTINELILFNPRNAYQNYNVAVNTTKKMIHTYMGTLLPNLRNATYSTSGELSPLLNDPEFKTIGIGTRIFLGGTQGFVVWPGTQFHTTRPKNELGVPVTNAATIAVMGNLKEMSPEYIQAAYYEKYGVSMFVGIGIPIPVLNVEMAKRVSVNNSQIQSSVLDYGTVGTPKLGEVSYEELRSGSIKIGGKKIRTAPVASLSKARKIANELKEWLETGNFEISKPVQMFPQNTSLKSLKETEADHD; this is encoded by the coding sequence ATGTCAAAAATAAAAACCTACGAAGAAATTAACCAAAAACTAAAGGCTGGAAAAGCAGTAGTTTTAACTGCAGAAGAGGTGTCAAAAATGGCACAGGAAGCCAGTCCCGAAGAAATTGTTGAAAAGGTGGATGTGGTTACCACTGCAACTTTTGGAGCCATGTGCTCTTCCGGGGCGATTATTAATTTTGGTCATTCAACGCCTCCTATCCGGATGGAAAAAATTCGTTTAAACGGTGTTCCCTGTTATGAAGGTCTGGCTGCTGTTGATTCCTACATCGGAGCAACGGCTTGCGACCCGGACAATCCGACTTACGGCGGAGCTCATGTTATTCAGGATTTGCTGGAAGGGAAAGATATTGTTTTGGAAGCCTGGGGTAAAGGCACCGACTGCTACCCACGGAAACACATCAAAACAAAAATCAATATCAATACGATAAATGAATTGATTCTTTTTAATCCGCGAAACGCCTACCAAAATTACAATGTAGCTGTAAACACAACAAAAAAAATGATTCATACCTATATGGGAACCTTGCTGCCAAATTTGCGGAATGCGACTTATTCCACCTCTGGCGAACTGAGTCCGCTTCTCAACGACCCGGAGTTTAAAACCATCGGAATCGGAACACGCATTTTTCTTGGCGGGACACAAGGGTTTGTTGTTTGGCCCGGAACACAATTTCACACCACCCGACCTAAAAATGAACTTGGTGTTCCGGTTACAAACGCAGCTACTATTGCTGTAATGGGGAACTTGAAAGAAATGTCGCCGGAATATATTCAGGCTGCCTACTACGAAAAATACGGCGTCAGCATGTTTGTGGGGATCGGAATCCCTATTCCTGTATTAAATGTAGAAATGGCCAAACGGGTTTCAGTAAACAACAGCCAGATACAATCGTCGGTTCTGGACTACGGAACAGTTGGAACACCTAAGCTGGGAGAGGTTTCCTACGAAGAACTTCGTTCCGGTTCGATTAAAATAGGTGGTAAAAAGATTCGAACAGCGCCGGTTGCCAGCCTTTCAAAAGCACGAAAAATTGCAAATGAACTAAAAGAATGGCTGGAAACAGGTAATTTTGAAATCAGCAAACCGGTTCAAATGTTTCCACAAAACACATCACTAAAAAGCTTAAAAGAAACGGAGGCCGACCATGATTAA
- a CDS encoding YybH family protein: MKNLKLSMTIMVVLFCILIGCENDIKTEVVTKTSDSDLTALIIKQVDSLYSVYERFDYDWIEFYADNYTAIYPDSPIRHLTKDSLKAQWKQIYAKYEVKLIHRGRPTIIPSEDMAVSYNTFNEIFINKENSDTIKNVGTYIINWKRQSDDSWKIVFETLQNH, from the coding sequence ATGAAAAATTTAAAATTAAGTATGACAATAATGGTCGTTTTGTTTTGTATTCTCATTGGATGCGAAAATGACATAAAAACAGAAGTAGTAACGAAAACTTCGGATTCAGATCTAACAGCCTTGATAATAAAACAAGTTGATAGTCTTTATTCCGTTTATGAAAGATTTGATTACGATTGGATTGAATTTTATGCTGACAACTATACAGCTATTTATCCTGATTCACCTATTCGACATCTGACTAAAGATTCATTAAAAGCACAATGGAAACAGATTTACGCCAAATATGAAGTAAAACTCATACATCGTGGAAGACCAACCATCATACCTTCGGAAGATATGGCTGTTTCTTATAATACTTTCAACGAAATATTCATCAATAAAGAAAATTCAGACACCATTAAAAATGTTGGAACCTATATTATCAATTGGAAAAGACAATCAGATGATTCTTGGAAAATAGTATTTGAAACTTTACAAAATCATTAA
- a CDS encoding DUF6090 family protein has product MIRFFSKIRYKLAAENRVAKYTRYAIGEILLVVIGILIALQINNWNENRKELKAQNKLLINLYENLSADSIFLVENRQSMLTIIETQRQIQAVREEQLKSTDINSPQSIRASIRYSSITKENHPDIATKVFNETLKEEIRTYYRLIASLENSYSQYDNVVKQIIRPYLAKNLVFNPDFLFENQNQLNNQNILNLEQFHLIIERDDFGQILFESNLKANETVAFFDELLTANSKLRQSIQNEIK; this is encoded by the coding sequence ATGATAAGATTCTTCTCTAAAATACGTTACAAACTAGCTGCTGAAAATAGGGTTGCAAAGTATACTCGTTATGCAATTGGCGAAATCTTGCTGGTGGTTATAGGGATTTTGATTGCCTTGCAAATCAACAATTGGAATGAAAATAGAAAAGAGCTAAAGGCTCAAAACAAGCTTCTTATAAACTTATATGAAAATTTAAGTGCCGATTCCATTTTCTTAGTAGAGAATAGGCAATCAATGTTAACAATTATCGAAACTCAAAGGCAAATTCAAGCTGTTAGAGAAGAGCAATTAAAGTCTACCGATATTAACAGCCCACAAAGTATTAGAGCTTCTATTCGTTACTCTTCAATCACAAAAGAAAATCATCCAGATATTGCTACTAAAGTTTTTAATGAAACATTGAAGGAGGAAATAAGAACATATTATAGACTAATTGCCTCGTTAGAAAACTCTTATTCTCAATATGATAATGTAGTAAAGCAGATTATCAGACCTTACCTGGCAAAAAACCTTGTATTTAACCCAGATTTTCTTTTTGAAAATCAAAATCAATTGAATAATCAAAATATACTCAATCTTGAGCAATTTCATTTGATTATTGAAAGAGATGATTTTGGCCAGATACTTTTTGAATCCAATTTAAAGGCAAATGAAACAGTAGCATTTTTCGATGAACTTTTAACAGCTAACTCGAAACTTCGACAAAGTATACAGAATGAAATTAAATAA
- a CDS encoding DUF6090 family protein, with product MRYKLAAENRVAKYLRYAIGEILLVVLGILIALQINNWNEKRKIRNYEQKIITDILQTIESDLGIYQMLFDRLDVMEFGVSNLYRLIGKNESSIDSIQKYLPYLAIGIRYGYDSGAYESLKSVGLDKITNDSIRVGLARLYDFSYPRTDVLIENDYKKPSVEAEKLLDKFWHSEVEMNSAGETVILNRIKIDDPYHNQDFMKAISTFSTAYKIARLRIQFVVDESEKVKESLENYINKY from the coding sequence ATGCGTTACAAACTAGCTGCCGAAAACAGGGTGGCAAAATACCTTCGTTACGCTATTGGCGAAATTCTGCTGGTGGTACTTGGGATTCTTATTGCCTTGCAAATAAACAATTGGAATGAGAAACGGAAAATTCGTAACTACGAACAAAAAATAATAACCGATATCTTACAAACAATCGAAAGCGACTTAGGAATTTATCAAATGTTATTTGATCGTCTGGATGTGATGGAATTCGGAGTTTCAAATCTTTATCGTTTAATCGGTAAAAATGAAAGTTCGATAGATTCTATTCAAAAATATCTGCCCTATCTCGCTATAGGAATAAGATACGGATATGACTCCGGTGCTTACGAGTCCTTAAAATCTGTTGGCTTGGACAAAATTACTAATGATTCTATTCGGGTGGGTTTAGCACGATTATACGATTTTTCGTATCCCAGAACAGATGTGCTGATTGAAAATGATTACAAGAAACCTTCTGTTGAAGCTGAAAAATTGTTGGATAAATTTTGGCATAGCGAGGTGGAGATGAATTCAGCAGGTGAAACAGTAATATTAAACAGGATAAAAATTGACGATCCCTATCATAATCAAGACTTTATGAAAGCGATTAGTACGTTTTCAACTGCGTATAAAATTGCAAGGCTTCGAATTCAATTTGTAGTTGACGAATCAGAGAAAGTGAAAGAATCCCTGGAAAACTATATCAATAAGTATTAG
- a CDS encoding IS3 family transposase — MYPLTSKAVLCGLFGFSRQAWYDSKKRQSGLQMQEVFILTLIKEQRREHKRMGAEKLHHLIMPTLLEHNIKYGRDKFYYLLREHGLLVKRKRRGPKTTNSKHFYRQYSNLIRDIELLSSGRLWVSDITYIRTEKGFVYLSLVTDAYSKKIVGWCLWPDLTSEGALNALRMAVAGEGIKPGLIHHSDRGIQYCCNDYVNFLKGSKINISMTENGDPYENAIAERVNGILKDEYDLNETFLNYHVALEATKVAVYKYNNKRPHRSVDFMFPADAHSQTGALKKHWKKRQYQANAKTGESLQGVSANQK, encoded by the coding sequence ATGTACCCGCTAACAAGCAAAGCTGTACTGTGCGGACTGTTTGGGTTTAGCCGTCAGGCTTGGTACGACAGCAAAAAGCGCCAGTCGGGGCTTCAAATGCAGGAAGTATTTATATTGACATTGATAAAAGAGCAGCGCCGCGAGCACAAGCGGATGGGGGCCGAAAAATTGCACCATTTGATAATGCCGACCCTGCTGGAACATAATATTAAATATGGAAGAGATAAGTTTTATTACCTTTTGCGCGAACACGGTTTATTGGTAAAACGTAAAAGAAGGGGGCCTAAAACGACCAATTCGAAGCATTTTTACCGCCAATATTCCAATCTGATCCGGGACATTGAGCTGTTGAGTTCCGGGCGCTTGTGGGTGAGCGACATTACCTATATCCGTACAGAAAAAGGGTTTGTTTACCTTTCGTTGGTAACCGATGCCTATTCGAAAAAGATAGTAGGATGGTGCCTGTGGCCCGATTTAACCAGCGAAGGGGCATTAAACGCCCTGCGTATGGCTGTTGCCGGAGAAGGAATAAAACCGGGGCTTATCCACCATTCAGACCGGGGCATACAATACTGTTGCAACGACTACGTGAACTTCCTGAAGGGCTCGAAAATAAATATATCGATGACCGAAAACGGCGATCCGTACGAGAATGCAATAGCCGAACGGGTTAACGGAATCTTAAAGGACGAATACGATTTAAACGAAACATTCCTCAATTACCATGTAGCGCTTGAAGCCACAAAAGTTGCGGTTTACAAATACAACAACAAACGGCCTCACCGCAGTGTAGATTTTATGTTCCCGGCAGATGCACACTCACAAACAGGGGCACTAAAAAAGCACTGGAAAAAGCGGCAATACCAGGCGAATGCAAAAACAGGAGAAAGCCTGCAGGGGGTTTCTGCAAACCAGAAATAA
- a CDS encoding IS3 family transposase — protein MYPLVSKAVLCELFGFTRQAWYDNRKRQSGYQMEEVFILRQVKDLRKEHKRMGTEKLHRLIAPTLQKHNIKYGRDKFYILLREHGLLVRRRRRRPKTTNSKHFFRKYPNLVRDIEIMSSGRLWVSDITYIRTEKGFVYLSLVTDAYSRKIVGWCLWPDLTSEGALNALKMAISGEGVKQNLIHHSDRGIQYCCTDYVNYLQGSNINISMTENGDPYENAIAERVNGILKNEYDLNETYPDYHAALEATKVAVYKYNNKRPHRSVDFMLPVDAHKESGSLKKHWKKREFNTTGKEATEYKPATKTSDKK, from the coding sequence ATGTATCCTTTGGTTTCCAAGGCGGTACTATGCGAACTGTTTGGGTTTACCCGCCAGGCCTGGTACGACAATAGGAAACGTCAATCCGGGTACCAGATGGAGGAAGTTTTTATATTAAGACAGGTAAAAGATTTGCGTAAAGAGCACAAGCGGATGGGGACAGAGAAGCTCCACCGGCTGATTGCGCCGACCCTTCAGAAACATAATATTAAATATGGAAGGGACAAGTTTTATATCCTGCTGCGGGAACATGGCCTGTTGGTCAGGCGGCGCAGGCGCAGGCCTAAAACAACCAATTCGAAGCATTTTTTCCGCAAGTATCCCAACCTGGTAAGGGATATTGAGATAATGAGTTCCGGGCGTTTATGGGTTAGCGACATAACCTACATTCGCACTGAAAAAGGTTTTGTTTACCTCTCGCTTGTTACCGATGCATATTCCAGAAAAATTGTTGGCTGGTGCCTCTGGCCCGACCTCACCAGCGAAGGGGCTTTAAATGCTCTAAAGATGGCCATTTCAGGGGAAGGGGTGAAGCAGAACCTTATCCACCATTCCGACCGCGGCATCCAGTATTGCTGCACCGACTATGTGAACTACCTGCAAGGTTCAAATATCAATATTTCGATGACAGAAAACGGCGACCCCTATGAAAACGCTATAGCCGAGCGGGTTAATGGTATTTTAAAGAATGAATATGATTTAAACGAAACTTACCCGGATTATCATGCAGCCCTGGAAGCAACAAAGGTTGCGGTTTACAAATACAACAACAAACGTCCGCACCGCAGCGTGGATTTTATGCTTCCGGTGGATGCACACAAGGAATCGGGATCACTTAAAAAGCACTGGAAAAAGCGGGAATTTAATACGACGGGAAAAGAAGCAACAGAATACAAACCTGCAACAAAAACCAGCGATAAAAAATGA
- a CDS encoding SGNH/GDSL hydrolase family protein, with translation MKPNTFFRKFLYTILLVVAVSFVVSALENSGIPTLKELHARGGLPNYFSKIQKGKSIRVAYLGGSITAQAGWRVYSLEWMKENFPLAKFEEIHAAIGGTGSNFGVFRLHEHVLRFKPDLLFVEFAVNDDGAASERVIRAMEGIVRQTWEDNPYVDICFVYTIKGDFLETETNGQLPESAQAMEKVADKYGIPSVNFGFEVVQQVKEGKLIFSNPDSKEVNGVPVFCPDRVHPYVETGHKIYKTVLARSFETIKKEKAAKAKKHKVSKPVNPEYFSDTRMLDFTNADLSDNWEIIPVKDDERFKGFGRFLDHVGRACNTGETITVHFKGKAIGVYDIMGPDAGKVAVEIDGEPRDTLSRFDKYCTYRRMNFVIIDKLEDKEHQVVFKVIAEPFNKRSILTQKEDFDQHPEKYKENCWHVGKILLDGKLLK, from the coding sequence ATGAAACCCAATACTTTTTTCCGGAAATTTTTGTATACCATTTTACTGGTTGTAGCTGTCTCTTTTGTTGTTTCAGCATTGGAGAATTCAGGTATTCCCACTTTAAAGGAGTTACATGCCAGGGGAGGTTTGCCCAATTATTTTAGTAAGATTCAAAAAGGAAAATCTATTCGTGTGGCTTACCTGGGAGGAAGCATTACTGCTCAGGCCGGGTGGCGCGTTTATTCTTTGGAATGGATGAAAGAGAACTTTCCCCTGGCGAAGTTTGAAGAAATTCATGCGGCGATTGGCGGTACAGGATCCAACTTTGGTGTTTTCAGGTTACATGAGCATGTACTGCGGTTCAAACCCGATTTATTGTTTGTTGAATTTGCAGTAAATGATGATGGTGCAGCGTCTGAAAGGGTGATCAGGGCAATGGAAGGGATTGTACGCCAAACATGGGAAGATAATCCGTATGTTGATATTTGTTTTGTTTACACCATTAAAGGTGATTTCCTGGAAACTGAAACCAACGGGCAATTACCGGAATCTGCACAGGCGATGGAAAAGGTAGCTGATAAATACGGAATTCCCAGCGTGAATTTTGGTTTTGAAGTGGTCCAACAGGTAAAAGAAGGCAAATTGATCTTTTCCAACCCCGATAGTAAAGAAGTAAACGGAGTGCCTGTTTTTTGCCCCGACAGGGTGCATCCTTATGTTGAAACCGGACACAAAATTTATAAGACAGTTCTTGCCCGTTCTTTTGAAACAATAAAGAAGGAAAAGGCTGCAAAAGCAAAAAAGCACAAGGTTTCGAAACCTGTCAATCCGGAATATTTCTCAGACACCAGGATGCTGGATTTTACAAATGCGGACTTAAGCGATAACTGGGAGATAATTCCTGTAAAAGATGATGAACGTTTTAAAGGATTTGGTCGTTTTCTCGACCATGTAGGAAGAGCTTGTAACACGGGCGAAACAATAACTGTTCATTTTAAAGGGAAAGCAATTGGAGTGTATGATATTATGGGGCCCGATGCCGGGAAAGTTGCCGTGGAAATAGATGGTGAACCGCGGGATACGCTCTCCCGGTTTGATAAATATTGTACCTACAGGAGAATGAATTTTGTAATTATTGATAAACTGGAAGACAAAGAGCACCAGGTTGTTTTTAAGGTAATTGCAGAACCATTTAACAAACGAAGCATACTGACCCAAAAGGAAGATTTTGATCAGCACCCGGAGAAATACAAAGAGAATTGCTGGCATGTGGGTAAAATATTGCTCGATGGCAAATTATTAAAATAG
- a CDS encoding RNA polymerase sigma-70 factor, protein MTKDNREILSYKFLLFKSGDERIFQEIFKANYNLIVGFCKQFIFDLDMSRSIAQESFLKLWLNREKVQTENGIKSFLYTAARTQCIDYLRHEKVKSSFEKRETVLLRDILESYDFNRIEFFELEEAVSRAIDNLPERCRLVFFKSRYEGKKNREIAEELGIALKSVETNITRALKSLRKNLAEFLSILITLLCSL, encoded by the coding sequence TTGACAAAAGATAACCGGGAAATACTATCCTACAAATTTTTGCTTTTTAAATCAGGAGATGAAAGGATTTTCCAGGAGATATTTAAAGCAAATTACAACCTCATTGTTGGTTTTTGTAAGCAGTTTATTTTTGATTTGGATATGTCGCGGAGTATTGCCCAGGAATCTTTCCTGAAACTGTGGCTAAACAGGGAAAAAGTGCAAACAGAAAACGGAATAAAATCTTTTCTTTATACCGCAGCACGAACACAATGTATTGATTACCTCAGACACGAAAAGGTAAAAAGCAGTTTTGAAAAGCGGGAAACAGTTCTTTTACGCGATATTTTGGAGTCCTACGATTTTAATCGTATTGAGTTTTTTGAACTCGAAGAGGCAGTGTCCCGTGCCATTGATAACCTGCCGGAACGCTGCCGCTTGGTTTTTTTTAAAAGCAGGTACGAAGGGAAAAAGAACCGCGAGATTGCAGAAGAATTGGGAATTGCTTTAAAATCTGTTGAAACCAACATCACCCGTGCTTTAAAATCTCTAAGAAAGAATCTGGCTGAGTTCTTAAGTATTCTGATAACACTGCTTTGTTCTTTATAA
- a CDS encoding FecR family protein, with translation MTFELIVKYLKGEASLDEKKAVLSWIDKSAENKEEFANWKRIWALTEKASENEDIAYRNFQKFAKREKQISRFRKIMAQAAVFILLIGVGGALSYLYLNSNSKQQVYQAKYTVKSPLGQMTELKLPDGTFVLLNSGSEIKYNADFSRGRREVFLEGQAFFDVEKDKKHPFLVKSQAMDIKVYGTSFNVEVYPDDEIFNTTLVEGSISVLDKEGKEIALLKPGENASLTKNENKLLVQKVNTAIYTSWKEGLVTFRNEKMKDIAKLIERWYNVEIIIRNEELGDEKYFGTILKNKPIDQILEVFKLTTAFEYEIVPRANKPTLIYWDKIN, from the coding sequence ATGACTTTTGAACTGATTGTAAAATATCTGAAGGGAGAAGCCTCTCTAGATGAAAAAAAAGCGGTTTTGTCGTGGATAGACAAAAGCGCTGAAAACAAAGAAGAATTTGCCAACTGGAAAAGAATATGGGCGCTTACAGAAAAAGCGTCGGAAAATGAAGATATTGCCTATCGAAATTTCCAAAAATTTGCGAAGAGAGAAAAACAGATAAGCAGATTCAGAAAAATAATGGCGCAAGCAGCTGTTTTTATTCTGCTGATTGGTGTAGGCGGCGCTTTGTCATATTTATATTTGAATTCAAACTCCAAACAGCAGGTATATCAAGCAAAATACACGGTAAAATCTCCGCTGGGGCAGATGACAGAATTAAAATTACCTGACGGTACCTTTGTCTTGTTAAATTCCGGGAGCGAAATAAAATACAACGCTGATTTTAGCCGGGGCAGAAGAGAAGTGTTTCTTGAAGGCCAGGCATTTTTTGATGTGGAAAAGGATAAGAAACACCCTTTTCTTGTAAAATCGCAGGCTATGGATATCAAAGTTTATGGTACTTCATTTAATGTTGAAGTATATCCCGATGATGAAATATTCAATACAACGCTCGTGGAAGGAAGTATCAGTGTGCTGGATAAAGAAGGAAAAGAAATTGCGCTGCTTAAACCCGGAGAAAATGCGAGTCTCACAAAAAATGAGAATAAGTTGCTTGTGCAAAAGGTTAATACAGCAATTTATACCTCATGGAAAGAGGGGCTTGTTACTTTTCGAAATGAAAAAATGAAAGACATTGCAAAGCTTATTGAACGCTGGTATAATGTTGAAATCATAATCAGAAATGAAGAACTTGGCGATGAAAAATATTTCGGAACGATTTTGAAAAATAAACCCATCGACCAAATACTGGAGGTTTTCAAACTGACCACGGCTTTTGAGTACGAGATTGTTCCCCGCGCCAATAAACCTACCCTTATATATTGGGATAAAATAAACTAA